The following coding sequences lie in one Mycoplasma crocodyli MP145 genomic window:
- a CDS encoding MHJ_0274 family protein translates to MSGQTTWIILGVLVTALVIFFIYAAVKDSISKKKINKSKRIFIEEAKEFHKKTTLIVNEIIKCNDKYLAEFTVSVGEYKMGELCQTTKEIFEQTRLSDPFIKFFKKNPDYSDFVKNYVNLELSNSNLWIKRTTKSYRYFIDLLSQMGDINSDHKYDADLQEIRNYYENKLLKKSEPTE, encoded by the coding sequence ATGTCCGGGCAAACGACTTGAATAATTTTAGGAGTTTTAGTAACTGCGTTAGTGATTTTTTTCATTTATGCAGCCGTAAAAGACTCAATAAGCAAGAAAAAAATTAATAAAAGCAAGAGAATTTTTATAGAAGAAGCTAAAGAATTTCACAAGAAAACGACCTTAATTGTTAATGAAATAATAAAATGCAATGATAAATACTTAGCTGAATTTACAGTAAGTGTTGGTGAATATAAAATGGGTGAGCTATGTCAAACTACTAAAGAAATATTCGAACAAACTAGACTAAGTGATCCTTTTATAAAATTCTTTAAAAAGAATCCTGATTATTCAGACTTCGTAAAAAATTATGTTAATTTAGAACTTTCAAATAGTAATTTATGAATAAAACGAACTACAAAATCATATAGATATTTTATTGATCTACTAAGTCAAATGGGTGATATAAATTCAGATCATAAATATGATGCCGATCTTCAAGAAATAAGGAATTATTATGAAAACAAACTTTTGAAAAAATCTGAACCTACCGAATAA